From the Hemicordylus capensis ecotype Gifberg chromosome 1, rHemCap1.1.pri, whole genome shotgun sequence genome, the window TCCTGTTATATCCATGATctagcaaaccatggtttgttggacCATCCAAACTTGCCCATAGGAAAGAAAATTGTTGTTGATAagtttaaaatgagaaaaagttGGAAATATTAAGGGGGGAAAATGAAAGCCATATAAGTGAGTGCTGGCAAAGGTTAGATACTGCTGTACCTCTGTGGGTCAGTGGTGCACACCTAGATAAAAGGTATGTAGTATTGGGCAATGATATAGATATCACCACTAAAGAAAAAGAATGCTCTCAGTTCTTATTTTATAAATATGATTTAACACAAAATATACACATTGCTTTGTATAATGGTGCAATACAGACTATTTCCCttgtaaaaaaatatataactgcATTTTTAGAAAATGTATTTTTATCATGCCCACTCCCATCTTACTCGATAATTCTTCATTCTGACCAAGATAAGCCATTTCGTATGACAACCACAGATACAGCTTGCACTATGACATAGCATCAGAATATGTAAACATCTAAATGCGGTACATAAGTTAATGGGTGATAAAACCTATAGGAGGCATCCTTGCTCATGGTATATGATCTGAAAGAGGCCATGAGATCAAATCAGATTCAGAGGATATTCTCCAGTTTTTGCAAGAAGTGTTTGTTCAGAGCTCATTCACACCAGAACTTGCCTTTTACAAGGAAAGGGAGGAAGTAGTAAACTCGCTGGCCTGATTCAAATGCAATGGCAAACCATAGTTTATCATTATGCTTCTTCCTTCATAGATGAGGAAAGAAGATGAGAAACTCCTGACTGTGGTTTGTAACAAACTATGTTTTTCATCTCCTCTCACGcatgaaggaaaggaaaaaagaattaCTCCCATGAGCCCAAGGCACACAGCTCCTTGTTGTCATAATGACAATCCATAGATTGGAGGCCTGTGTGAACACAGTCATTCTCtctcaacccccccaccccccccacacacacaccaggatgaATGCTATTGCAAATACTAGAAATCCTAAGAGCTAGTTTAGATGTGTTCAAGACACTAcggcttaaaaaataaataacagcagGCTATTACAGCATAATACAATCTGCTGggagtttgtgtttgtttttattatgggCACATTTTGGAATCAGATGATCAATTCTTTGAATCCTGGCCTGTTTAAATTTAATCAGTGTATATATATTGAAAATATTCAAGGTACTGTAAAATATGTTATTCCGAAATGCACAATTGCTTGTTCACAAGGATGCAGCCCTAACAACTCCCACCCCTGTAATGTTTAACACTGGAAAATGTAAACCAGGTATAATCCAAAGTCCTCAAGCAGAAGAGCTTCACTTTCTCATCTATGACTAGAGCAAATGGACCAAAGCAATCCTTAACTCACAGAAGAGAGGGGCAGATCTGTGTATCCACCCTAGAATCCTGACATGTACAAATTAACTCAGGGGCGATCTGGAGTATATGCGTGTTGAGTGAGAGGGGGTTAGCCAAATTCAGTTACACTTCAGAAGTTTATTCCATAGCAAGAAACGGCCACAAGATGGAACCAGTGTTGCATATTAGATGATCCAAGTCAAAATTGCTGAGTTTCTTCTCAGAATAAGTTTTGTCCTTCAAGGATGGCTTCCCTTAAAatatctttcccccaccccccactgggcTGCTTTCTAATGTTTTGAGTTCATGAGACTATATGAAGAACATTTACAATTGTCCCAGTGAAATTTGTAAAAATTACTCAGATACTGAACTTTCCCCCCCTTTATCAAAAGGTAGGGGAAGTTGTCTGTATTGCACTTTTCAAATGACAAACCAGTGTGCCACAAAATAGCCCATCTTAATCTGGATTATGGCAATCTATAATCCAGCTATTGTCATATGTTTTGCCATATGACTGATATGTCATGTTTACTTGCCAGTTTAAGCCAAGCTTGCCATGAAGCATTAGCGTTGAGCCTCTGTCCCAAACTGCATCATATAATCAGCGGAGTAGAGTAAAAAGGGATGAAGGGCagagggaatgaaaataaaaagataCACAGAGAAAGTGATAGTATATGTTAAATCAAGCAGATTGAGAGCAACAGTACAATATAAACACGGAATCACTTGGTATTTAGGGGGGGCAAAGGCTGACAACAGTATTACATTTTATTTTGCTGCCAGCAAGCATTAGTTCCAAAATTAATGAAAGCTAATTACACAGCAATAAAATATGCATATGGTGTATTTTAACCACAGATATATATTACAGTACTGACATTTAAAgtgaagttgtttttttttaaaaaagaaatctcatGGCGCATCTTGGGAGAACTATATTAACTAAATTATGAAGGATAATGGCATGCAGAAACCCAAATAATGCAAGCGAAGCAATACCTGTGAATGGCTGCAAAAAGATCCTCAGTAGTCCTTGGTCGAGCTGGCATCGCCACCACCTCACTATCTTCACCATAACTGGGGCTTTGCAGTAAAAAGGTATTTGCTGCTTCCGAATCGAAACCCTctgctttaaaacaacaacaacaacaactgtggcATTAGGAATTCTGAGCTTTGGAAAAATTAGTAAGTACAGTAAACAGAGCAAAAAAGAGAGTACATTATCTCCACACATACCCTGGCAAAACAAAAAAGCACACACTGTCTTTTTACTGACTACAGTGACAGAATTATTTCAGGAAATTTAAATTTATGTGTGTTTATCAGGAACATAGAGTTCCCTTTGAGTATTTTTTATTTGTGTCCCCCAACCCTTCCCCACCTTACCCCGGCTAGAATGACCATTGTTACTGCCTCTGTTTAAAAGCTGCAAACTCTTATCAGgattttttgaaacagaaatatgCTTGATAAAAGCCTACTTGACAACTGATTTTTCACTTTAAGTTAAACTAAGAGTGCAGTAGGGATTCTTTATGCATAATTCACCCAAGCTCTATGATTTCCCATGGGTTCTGTATCTGAAAATTTTATAATGAAGTCAACACTAtaatcttccccacccccaccttccaaATATCTCTAGTCACTAATGCAGCAGATGAGATGGAGAACAAAAGGggcgaggggtgggtgggaaacagaCTTACCATTTCCATCCCCTTGAGATGGGTGTCCGTCTGCTCTAGAGACAATCTCTCCATTTCTGTCAGAACGGCTTTCTTTGCATAAGCAAGCTTGCTCCTCCTGCTTGAACTGCAGTGTAGACACATCGGTTTCTTCTGCTTCACAGGAGGTGGAACttgccactcctcctcctggaaCCAGGCTGCCAGAGTCCATTTCATAGGAACAGAGTCCATCTGTAGGATAATCTTTAGCCTGGCTGTCCTGTGTAATAGCAGCATCCCTTGCAGTGCTTCTGACTGTTTCACCCACTTCAGTTATTTTTTCTGCTGTAACATCAGGCTGTGGGGGTGGCACAATCAGGAACAGTTTGGGTTTCTTTGAAACAGGTGGTGGCTTTTTGTTTGGCAATGTACCCTGAGGCTTGTTGAGAGATCCTGACTGTCTCTGACGTGCTGAACTTGCATGTTCAGAGCAAGAACCTTGGttctgcactggtgcttcttcggcactggctggcagcaaatCCCTGGCAAGGGATTTAGGTGGACTGGCTGCATCTTCTGGCATTTTATCACTGCTAAGTTCAGAGGTCTTCACGCAGAGACCTAGATAGGACTTCTGACTAGGACTGTAAACAAAGCTTTTGTCAGAAGCACCATGGGTTTTTACCTCATCTTCATCCAGGCTATCACCGTACCCTACTGACACATGTGGTTTTAAAGGTGAATGAACTGAAAAAACTTCAATCAATTTTTCCTGAGAGTTGGTTTTGGAAGCAGATTCAACTAATGGTTCAACGTCTGACATCACAGTTTTCCTTACAGACCTCAGCTGTACCATCTGCAGTGCTTGTGTGGTTACTAGAGGCATTGTGGGCCGAGTGGGATCTTCCTTATTGAATGGCTGCTTTATTGTGCTGTTACATGAACCTTCCTGACTATATTTCTTGAAAGAACATGGTGTGTGTTTATATGCATCTTTTGTGAGTTTGGGGTCCAGAGGTGGGGCTGGAGGAGGAACTGAAGAAGAGAAAGGTGGAGGAGATGGAATGGCAGAATACGAGGTAGAGAAATTACTCTGTGATATATCTTGTGGTGGACAATGAAACCATGAAGCACTCTGAGGGAAAGATGCACTTATAACAGCTTctggtggaggtggaggaaaaCTGGGAGATCCAGGTGGGGGAGGCAGATTTAATACATCTactaaggggggagggggagggggaagaagatggTCAGCAGAGTCTGGAGGCATTAGCATAGCAGAAGTAATCAGAGGGAAGCTCAGACCAGGGTCCGATTTCTTTACGCTCACACTTCCTTCAGCAGATGTATTAGAAGAAAGAGATGTGGAAGAGGAAGACACTGAAACTGAAGACAGTAGGGATGACTTTCTTTCAGGCACTTTGGGCTTCAACTTGGGTTTCCCATTTCCTGTTGACATAGATTTTAAAATGACAGGCACTGGCGTAAGTGCTGTGGGTGTGTTGGATTGGCTAGAATACCCACTAGATGGTGATGTCACTCTGTGAGACTTTTCTGGAGATGTGGCCTTTGGTTTCACCGACCCGCTGGGCACTTGCGGCGTACAAACCCTTGAGCTGTCTATAAGGCGGCCAACGTTATAATCGTTTAGCTTGGGTGCAGTGTTAGCAGAATGAACTACTGGAGATTTTAACTGGTCATCTGGCATCCCAGGACAATCACTGTAGTAACCCCACTGGTCAGCACACTCTGACTTGATGCTGCTGGTTTCGCTCTGGGAGGGTGTGACAGCACAAATTGAATACATGTTCAGGCCAGTTGCTGACATCATGCTGCTGCTGGCACTTACTGAACTCTGGCTACGAGACCGCAGCACCCAAGGGTCATCATAATCACTGCTGGGGCTTTGAGAGGGGGAGCTGCCATTTTTGCACTTGAGGTTTAACTGGAGGGAGTGTTGGAGGCGAGCAATCAGCATGTCATCTAGTACTTGCCCATTGGACTGAGCTGTCTTCTTGGGGATTCTTCTAAGAgagtctgttctggatggtggtAGAGGAGGtttctttgctttttttaaagatatgcttCGTGAGAGGGATTTGTCGCTGCAGGCTGACAAGTCTCCAAGCGATCTCTTCTCGTTCCTATCAAACACATTAATGACACTATGCCTGGGGCTTtcaaatctattattattatggcAAGTTTGACTAGACTTGAGCCCTGAGTCCATGTGCATGGAAGTGTAATAGCCATCATGGTCCACAGAGTACAAAGAGCTTGAATCTTCTTTGGCCAAGACTCTTTCAAGGCTGCCAGTACTCAAGTTGCTCACAGGTGTGGAGCAGCCTGGCGTGGCACAGTTCAGCTTGTGTAAGGGAATCTCCTCTGTTCCAGAATGCTTGAACCCACAGTGTTCTATGCGGTTCTGACCTTTGCCCTGTGTTCTGTCCATTGTGGGACTTGACTCACTTCTGCTATCATTATCCTGAGAATGGCTTGGAAAACTGAGattgttcctacagctgtaggtcATATTCCGGGGCCCATTCTCCACCGGTCCTGCACCACTGAGACAGACCCCCGAATCTCCAAGAGCAAGCACCATTACAGCATTTGATGAGACAGTGGCATCCGACGACTGTGAGTGACGTGCTGAACCCGTCTCGCTCCAGGTACCACTAGAAGTATGCTGCTGATCTTTTGTGCTTATTATGTTGTTGGTAACAAGATTGTCTCCAGGTTTTGTATATGAAGAGGAACTGGTGATTTTACTACCTAGCAACCCGACACTCTGTGTGGTGTGAATAACAATAACTTCTGAAGAGGATGGTAATGTTGCATTTGGTATGATGCTGCTTGAATATGTAGCATGGGGAGAGACTGTGCATGCTGGGCTTTCTGCTTGTTCACTCTCCAATGTCCTTACTTCTTGGGACCATGGCCTTTGAAACACACCTGTTCTATTGCTGTTCCTCACATGAACACCACTATCATCCACTTGTAGTTTGCTTATTTGGTGTAACGACGTTCCATCTTCTGTTGACTTAGATATGCTATGCCTACGTTCCAGTAATTGCAAGGACACTCTTGCCCCAGAACGAGGTAGACTATGAAAACCCAGGTCATTGTTTAGGCGAGAGGCAAATACAACCCCAGCAGAATCACTCATCACAGACATGTTTCCAGAGGAACTGGACAACTGTGACATCTGGGCTGCAATTCCTTGACCTTTCTGTGCACGTATCCGTCTCACTGAAGGTGGCACTACTTTGACTTCCTCTGTCTGACAGCTAGAGTCCTTGGTCTCAGACTGCTGCATAGCAGAGCGATAGCTATCAAGTCTTCCTAGCGTGGAATAGTGATCTGGGACACACAGTGAATGGCCACGGAAGTCTCCTTTACCAGTGCCAACTGCTGA encodes:
- the NHSL1 gene encoding NHS-like protein 1 isoform X1, with translation MQFTSPQESVQAPREKPEMPFPLRTVAPLKLCRLEEEDVAVPRDKEGPAGRSSAGLLFGSLEEVCSHSLVSLLWQLSDLSRCASDVFGGIQNQADSLGRRSAQLQRRLDSLKALAARLDHRKVKIPVSNLDEESRWTVHYTAPWHQQENVFLPSSRPPCVEDLHRQAKLNLKSVLRECDKLRRDGYRSSQYYSQGPTFSSSSSAICGSYQDDYEEIEQKCSTPSSEEEKLISLQRSKTPISDELSDINTQTNWTKSLPLPTPEEKMRQQAQAVQTDVIPINVTGENFDRQASIRRSLIYTDTVVRRPKKVKRRKTITGVPDNIQRELAVGTGKGDFRGHSLCVPDHYSTLGRLDSYRSAMQQSETKDSSCQTEEVKVVPPSVRRIRAQKGQGIAAQMSQLSSSSGNMSVMSDSAGVVFASRLNNDLGFHSLPRSGARVSLQLLERRHSISKSTEDGTSLHQISKLQVDDSGVHVRNSNRTGVFQRPWSQEVRTLESEQAESPACTVSPHATYSSSIIPNATLPSSSEVIVIHTTQSVGLLGSKITSSSSYTKPGDNLVTNNIISTKDQQHTSSGTWSETGSARHSQSSDATVSSNAVMVLALGDSGVCLSGAGPVENGPRNMTYSCRNNLSFPSHSQDNDSRSESSPTMDRTQGKGQNRIEHCGFKHSGTEEIPLHKLNCATPGCSTPVSNLSTGSLERVLAKEDSSSLYSVDHDGYYTSMHMDSGLKSSQTCHNNNRFESPRHSVINVFDRNEKRSLGDLSACSDKSLSRSISLKKAKKPPLPPSRTDSLRRIPKKTAQSNGQVLDDMLIARLQHSLQLNLKCKNGSSPSQSPSSDYDDPWVLRSRSQSSVSASSSMMSATGLNMYSICAVTPSQSETSSIKSECADQWGYYSDCPGMPDDQLKSPVVHSANTAPKLNDYNVGRLIDSSRVCTPQVPSGSVKPKATSPEKSHRVTSPSSGYSSQSNTPTALTPVPVILKSMSTGNGKPKLKPKVPERKSSLLSSVSVSSSSTSLSSNTSAEGSVSVKKSDPGLSFPLITSAMLMPPDSADHLLPPPPPPLVDVLNLPPPPGSPSFPPPPPEAVISASFPQSASWFHCPPQDISQSNFSTSYSAIPSPPPFSSSVPPPAPPLDPKLTKDAYKHTPCSFKKYSQEGSCNSTIKQPFNKEDPTRPTMPLVTTQALQMVQLRSVRKTVMSDVEPLVESASKTNSQEKLIEVFSVHSPLKPHVSVGYGDSLDEDEVKTHGASDKSFVYSPSQKSYLGLCVKTSELSSDKMPEDAASPPKSLARDLLPASAEEAPVQNQGSCSEHASSARQRQSGSLNKPQGTLPNKKPPPVSKKPKLFLIVPPPQPDVTAEKITEVGETVRSTARDAAITQDSQAKDYPTDGLCSYEMDSGSLVPGGGVASSTSCEAEETDVSTLQFKQEEQACLCKESRSDRNGEIVSRADGHPSQGDGNAEGFDSEAANTFLLQSPSYGEDSEVVAMPARPRTTEDLFAAIHRSKRKILGRKDSEDDHTQNHSPSPPVTPTGASPNLAYLKQAGSIQRNIRKSSTSNDNFKALLLKKGSRSDTSSRMSAAEMLKTTDPRSQRTKIDFSWDSSDSATSCSPTKNRRAQEEWARSEGLMPRSLSFSSARYSRSRTPPSAASSKYNVRSRIQSSPMTVISEGDMEAVELAESMIHRTSEEQQEGQLDVFDSDDIDTSEEVGSKEETTTHPDLIT
- the NHSL1 gene encoding NHS-like protein 1 isoform X8 produces the protein MLKLEGPKTTLMKPVSNLDEESRWTVHYTAPWHQQENVFLPSSRPPCVEDLHRQAKLNLKSVLRECDKLRRDGYRSSQYYSQGPTFSSSSSAICGSYQDDYEEIEQKCSTPSSEEEKLISLQRSKTPISDELSDINTQTNWTKSLPLPTPEEKMRQQAQAVQTDVIPINVTGENFDRQASIRRSLIYTDTVVRRPKKVKRRKTITGVPDNIQRELAVGTGKGDFRGHSLCVPDHYSTLGRLDSYRSAMQQSETKDSSCQTEEVKVVPPSVRRIRAQKGQGIAAQMSQLSSSSGNMSVMSDSAGVVFASRLNNDLGFHSLPRSGARVSLQLLERRHSISKSTEDGTSLHQISKLQVDDSGVHVRNSNRTGVFQRPWSQEVRTLESEQAESPACTVSPHATYSSSIIPNATLPSSSEVIVIHTTQSVGLLGSKITSSSSYTKPGDNLVTNNIISTKDQQHTSSGTWSETGSARHSQSSDATVSSNAVMVLALGDSGVCLSGAGPVENGPRNMTYSCRNNLSFPSHSQDNDSRSESSPTMDRTQGKGQNRIEHCGFKHSGTEEIPLHKLNCATPGCSTPVSNLSTGSLERVLAKEDSSSLYSVDHDGYYTSMHMDSGLKSSQTCHNNNRFESPRHSVINVFDRNEKRSLGDLSACSDKSLSRSISLKKAKKPPLPPSRTDSLRRIPKKTAQSNGQVLDDMLIARLQHSLQLNLKCKNGSSPSQSPSSDYDDPWVLRSRSQSSVSASSSMMSATGLNMYSICAVTPSQSETSSIKSECADQWGYYSDCPGMPDDQLKSPVVHSANTAPKLNDYNVGRLIDSSRVCTPQVPSGSVKPKATSPEKSHRVTSPSSGYSSQSNTPTALTPVPVILKSMSTGNGKPKLKPKVPERKSSLLSSVSVSSSSTSLSSNTSAEGSVSVKKSDPGLSFPLITSAMLMPPDSADHLLPPPPPPLVDVLNLPPPPGSPSFPPPPPEAVISASFPQSASWFHCPPQDISQSNFSTSYSAIPSPPPFSSSVPPPAPPLDPKLTKDAYKHTPCSFKKYSQEGSCNSTIKQPFNKEDPTRPTMPLVTTQALQMVQLRSVRKTVMSDVEPLVESASKTNSQEKLIEVFSVHSPLKPHVSVGYGDSLDEDEVKTHGASDKSFVYSPSQKSYLGLCVKTSELSSDKMPEDAASPPKSLARDLLPASAEEAPVQNQGSCSEHASSARQRQSGSLNKPQGTLPNKKPPPVSKKPKLFLIVPPPQPDVTAEKITEVGETVRSTARDAAITQDSQAKDYPTDGLCSYEMDSGSLVPGGGVASSTSCEAEETDVSTLQFKQEEQACLCKESRSDRNGEIVSRADGHPSQGDGNAEGFDSEAANTFLLQSPSYGEDSEVVAMPARPRTTEDLFAAIHRSKRKILGRKDSEDDHTQNHSPSPPVTPTGASPNLAYLKQAGSIQRNIRKSSTSNDNFKALLLKKGSRSDTSSRMSAAEMLKTTDPRSQRTKIDFSWDSSDSATSCSPTKNRRAQEEWARSEGLMPRSLSFSSARYSRSRTPPSAASSKYNVRSRIQSSPMTVISEGDMEAVELAESMIHRTSEEQQEGQLDVFDSDDIDTSEEVGSKEETTTHPDLIT
- the NHSL1 gene encoding NHS-like protein 1 isoform X11, which encodes MKEAVSNLDEESRWTVHYTAPWHQQENVFLPSSRPPCVEDLHRQAKLNLKSVLRECDKLRRDGYRSSQYYSQGPTFSSSSSAICGSYQDDYEEIEQKCSTPSSEEEKLISLQRSKTPISDELSDINTQTNWTKSLPLPTPEEKMRQQAQAVQTDVIPINVTGENFDRQASIRRSLIYTDTVVRRPKKVKRRKTITGVPDNIQRELAVGTGKGDFRGHSLCVPDHYSTLGRLDSYRSAMQQSETKDSSCQTEEVKVVPPSVRRIRAQKGQGIAAQMSQLSSSSGNMSVMSDSAGVVFASRLNNDLGFHSLPRSGARVSLQLLERRHSISKSTEDGTSLHQISKLQVDDSGVHVRNSNRTGVFQRPWSQEVRTLESEQAESPACTVSPHATYSSSIIPNATLPSSSEVIVIHTTQSVGLLGSKITSSSSYTKPGDNLVTNNIISTKDQQHTSSGTWSETGSARHSQSSDATVSSNAVMVLALGDSGVCLSGAGPVENGPRNMTYSCRNNLSFPSHSQDNDSRSESSPTMDRTQGKGQNRIEHCGFKHSGTEEIPLHKLNCATPGCSTPVSNLSTGSLERVLAKEDSSSLYSVDHDGYYTSMHMDSGLKSSQTCHNNNRFESPRHSVINVFDRNEKRSLGDLSACSDKSLSRSISLKKAKKPPLPPSRTDSLRRIPKKTAQSNGQVLDDMLIARLQHSLQLNLKCKNGSSPSQSPSSDYDDPWVLRSRSQSSVSASSSMMSATGLNMYSICAVTPSQSETSSIKSECADQWGYYSDCPGMPDDQLKSPVVHSANTAPKLNDYNVGRLIDSSRVCTPQVPSGSVKPKATSPEKSHRVTSPSSGYSSQSNTPTALTPVPVILKSMSTGNGKPKLKPKVPERKSSLLSSVSVSSSSTSLSSNTSAEGSVSVKKSDPGLSFPLITSAMLMPPDSADHLLPPPPPPLVDVLNLPPPPGSPSFPPPPPEAVISASFPQSASWFHCPPQDISQSNFSTSYSAIPSPPPFSSSVPPPAPPLDPKLTKDAYKHTPCSFKKYSQEGSCNSTIKQPFNKEDPTRPTMPLVTTQALQMVQLRSVRKTVMSDVEPLVESASKTNSQEKLIEVFSVHSPLKPHVSVGYGDSLDEDEVKTHGASDKSFVYSPSQKSYLGLCVKTSELSSDKMPEDAASPPKSLARDLLPASAEEAPVQNQGSCSEHASSARQRQSGSLNKPQGTLPNKKPPPVSKKPKLFLIVPPPQPDVTAEKITEVGETVRSTARDAAITQDSQAKDYPTDGLCSYEMDSGSLVPGGGVASSTSCEAEETDVSTLQFKQEEQACLCKESRSDRNGEIVSRADGHPSQGDGNAEGFDSEAANTFLLQSPSYGEDSEVVAMPARPRTTEDLFAAIHRSKRKILGRKDSEDDHTQNHSPSPPVTPTGASPNLAYLKQAGSIQRNIRKSSTSNDNFKALLLKKGSRSDTSSRMSAAEMLKTTDPRSQRTKIDFSWDSSDSATSCSPTKNRRAQEEWARSEGLMPRSLSFSSARYSRSRTPPSAASSKYNVRSRIQSSPMTVISEGDMEAVELAESMIHRTSEEQQEGQLDVFDSDDIDTSEEVGSKEETTTHPDLIT